The Rhodospirillales bacterium genome includes the window CTCGACGGGCGCGTGTCGGCGGTGGTCGGCAGCCACACCCACGTGCCGACGGCGGACGCGCGCGTGCTGCCGGGCGGCACCGCCTACATCAGCGATCTCGGCATGTGCGGCGATTACGATTCGGTGATCGGCATGGAGAAGGGCCCGGCGACCGAACGGTTCGTGAGAAAAGTAATCGGCGCCCGGCTGGAACCGGCCTCCGGTCCCGGCGCGATCGCCGGACTCTTCGTCGAGACCGACGATCGAACCGGCCTCAGCATCCGGGCCGAGCCGGTGCGCCTCGGCCCCGGCCTGCCTTCCGCCATGCCCTCGC containing:
- a CDS encoding YmdB family metallophosphoesterase, producing LDGRVSAVVGSHTHVPTADARVLPGGTAYISDLGMCGDYDSVIGMEKGPATERFVRKVIGARLEPASGPGAIAGLFVETDDRTGLSIRAEPVRLGPGLPSAMPSLNPR